From the Vibrio vulnificus CMCP6 genome, the window GTGATGGAAGGGACGGTCACGTACTATGGTTTTGCCAACGAAGAGGCAACGGAAGCAGAGCAAGTGGTGGTGATCACCGCGGGGCAGTTTGCGACCAGTCCGCCACAATATTGGCATCGTATCGAGATGAGCGACGATGCGCAGTTCAATATCAACTTCTGGTCGGATCGTGATAAACGAAGTGAGGTGATGTTCCACGCGAAAACGGAGTGAGAACCATGAGAAGCCGTGTTGCTGGTCAGTGGTTACCATCAACACGGTATGGTTTTATGCTTGTTGTGTCTCAAGCTTACTTGATTCGGCTGAAGGTGAAATTCTCATCTGAGTTAGTAAAGTTGAGGCTTTCATTGTCTGTTACCGTGACAGTTGCGCTAAACATGGGGCTATCTTTATCATATAAGCCGCCCGGACCGTCTGCTTCGCTAGTGATGCTGGTGACGGTGAACACACCACCATTGAGGCTAAAACTACCAAATTCGCCGGATGTGGCCATAACCGCTTCACCATTGTAGGCTTCTTGGTTATTGCTGTGCACAATCACATATTGATTATTTGGTAGTATGGTTAAGATGTTATCGCTGCTAATGTCATCTTCTCTCAAGTACCAAGCACCCACCATGGCATTACTGCTGTCGGTGATTTTGCTAAATTGAACCTGCTCACCGGCTTCATCAGCGAAAGTGATGTCTAGAGTCGTTTGTGTGGCCTGAACTTCGAGAGTGATTGAGCCAAAGTCGTCTGCTAATCCGCCGGAGTTATCCGATTCACTGGTCACGTTAAGCGCCAACATTTGCGTGGCAGGATCGTAGGTATAAGTCCCGTATTCTGCCGAGCCCGCAGGTTGGTCGCCATCGTCAGGAATGTCGGAATGTTCGTGCACTATGATGTAGTTGTTATCGTTGAAAAAGGTCAGCACATTGCGCTTTCCTGCGCCTTCACTCAATAACCAACTGCCGGTCAATTGGCCTTTTAAGGTATCGGTAAAGTGAGCCTGAGCGTCCTCTTCGGTGACTAAGGTTTTACTTATGCTGGTTAAAATGGCGCTAGCATCTGCGTCAAAGCTATCACTGCCGACATCTAATCCTGTGCCGACAAAAGCATCCTTACTGGCATCGCTAATGGTGATGCCATCAGAGAGATCACCGTTTTCGTCTAGGCTTTGCAGCAACTGCAAAATGTTAACTGTAGTGGTGGTTGCGAGTCCGCCACCGATATCAGCTGGCGTCACTTGAGCAGCTGCTTTGACGGCTGGAAAGGTGAGATCGCCAAGGTAAAAGGTGACCGTTTCACCTTCTAAATATGTAAATTTGCCGCCTTCTGTGGTCACACCTTCACTAATGGTTGCGGTGCGATAATTCATGCCGATAACGGGACTATCTAGAAAGACACCCGTTTTGGTTTGTGGTGTCGGGGTAGATGAATCGCTACTGCCGCCGCAGCCAGCCAAAGCAAGTGCCACACATCCTGTTAGTAGTCGTATTTTCATATGTGCTCCAATCGGTTTTTATTTTGCACAAGGCAACCCTTGTCTTGTCATCCAAGCTTAGTATTTCATCGAGAATTTTGCCCAACAATACCCATATGGGTAATGCTGTTAACATTTCTCACATTTATTTGACATTGCCGAGTGGGGGTTTAATACTTTTTGCGCAGTTGACTGCTTCTAGGTTGATGGGTGGATATGAGTCAAGTTGATCAGATTGATATTGTAAAACAGATTTACAGCACCATTGAAAAGCCAGAATTATGGCAAGAGGTGTTGGTCCGCCTGAGTGAAGTATTAGGGTCTTCGCACGCATTTATTGCTAGCCGATCGAGTGTTGATCATTCGCCGTCTCGGTTTGTTGCCCATGGCTTTGAATCTGGCCATTTTGAAACCTATCAAGAGCATTTCTATAAAGTAGATTTGTGGACGCAGGGATTGGCACAGCACGATGCCAACCAGTTTCATGCTAGCCATTTGGTTTGCAATGATAAGGACTTTGTTGGTTCCGAAATTTACTCGGATTTTGCGAAGCCGGCGGCAATCAGAAATTCAATTGGCTGTTTACTCGCTAAACCGGATAGCCCATTGATCACCGAAATTGCGTTTATGTCAGGGCCTGACACGGCTTACTATTCTCAGCAGCAGGTGGCGGCTGCCAATGCGTTTCTTCCGCATATTGATCACGCTTTGGGAATGTCACTGCGTATGCAGCAGGCCAACGCGGCAGGCGCTCAAGATGCGTTACTGGATGTGTTGCCTGAAGCCATTTTTGTTTGTGACCACCATGCTGAGCTGCGTTACTTGAATGCATCGGCTCAAGTTTTATTGTCTAACAGCACGTTGTTTCAATCGTCGACTTTCTTTTCACGTCGATTAAGCTTCGCTTCAGCGCAGACAGATGCTCAATTTAAACTCGGTTTAAATCAATCCGCCGCTATCCTTGGCGCAGAGTTTGATAAGCGTTTTTATGCTTGGGATAAGCATATTGTTTATCGAGTGACATTAAAGCCTTGGTTTTACCAAGTCGTGACACCGATTGGACCACACAATGTCGCTTGTTGTTTAGTGGTGGTGCAAGCTTGCGCGAGTCGGTTAAAAATTCATCCTCAAGAAATCATGTCTTTGTTTTCATTAACCTTAGCGGAAGCGGAAGTGACCAGTTTACTTTGCTCTGGCTCTTTGGTTGATGAAATTGCCGTGCTACGTGCTGCAACCAGCAACACGATTCGACAGCAGATTAAAGCGTGCCTAGCGAAGACCGCAACCCGTAATCAGGCTGAACTGGTTGCTAAAGTCATTCGGAGTTTTACTCTGAGTTAGAGTACTCGGTGAGCTGAGTTCAGCAACCAAGCCTTCTTTCGCATCCAAAATTGGGGCGAAGAGCGCCCCTCGAAGGTGCTTAACTCAACGCTCTTGCCACTCGGCCTTGGCTGGTGATGGTGTAGTGTTCACAGTAAGCGGGAATGAACACCGATTGGCCCTTTTTGAGCAAACAACGTTCGCCATTAGCGTGGTTGAGTTCGAGATCGCCATCCAGAGGCAGCAAGATTTCCGCGCTGGAAACGTTGATCGTCAGCTTTTCTGCTGGCGGTAAAATCGCAAATTTAAAGTCGGCGACAGGAATGGGGTAGTGCAGGCTACCGTCACTCAGGTTTGGCTCAAGGTGCAGTTGTTCCAACGGCTTGTGTAT encodes:
- a CDS encoding DUF1971 domain-containing protein, whose protein sequence is MSHMRIPKEWTIQRSTPFFTKQTVPAALLTHHNTAQGVFGQLCVMEGTVTYYGFANEEATEAEQVVVITAGQFATSPPQYWHRIEMSDDAQFNINFWSDRDKRSEVMFHAKTE
- a CDS encoding adhesin, with protein sequence MKIRLLTGCVALALAGCGGSSDSSTPTPQTKTGVFLDSPVIGMNYRTATISEGVTTEGGKFTYLEGETVTFYLGDLTFPAVKAAAQVTPADIGGGLATTTTVNILQLLQSLDENGDLSDGITISDASKDAFVGTGLDVGSDSFDADASAILTSISKTLVTEEDAQAHFTDTLKGQLTGSWLLSEGAGKRNVLTFFNDNNYIIVHEHSDIPDDGDQPAGSAEYGTYTYDPATQMLALNVTSESDNSGGLADDFGSITLEVQATQTTLDITFADEAGEQVQFSKITDSSNAMVGAWYLREDDISSDNILTILPNNQYVIVHSNNQEAYNGEAVMATSGEFGSFSLNGGVFTVTSITSEADGPGGLYDKDSPMFSATVTVTDNESLNFTNSDENFTFSRIK
- a CDS encoding helix-turn-helix transcriptional regulator; the protein is MSQVDQIDIVKQIYSTIEKPELWQEVLVRLSEVLGSSHAFIASRSSVDHSPSRFVAHGFESGHFETYQEHFYKVDLWTQGLAQHDANQFHASHLVCNDKDFVGSEIYSDFAKPAAIRNSIGCLLAKPDSPLITEIAFMSGPDTAYYSQQQVAAANAFLPHIDHALGMSLRMQQANAAGAQDALLDVLPEAIFVCDHHAELRYLNASAQVLLSNSTLFQSSTFFSRRLSFASAQTDAQFKLGLNQSAAILGAEFDKRFYAWDKHIVYRVTLKPWFYQVVTPIGPHNVACCLVVVQACASRLKIHPQEIMSLFSLTLAEAEVTSLLCSGSLVDEIAVLRAATSNTIRQQIKACLAKTATRNQAELVAKVIRSFTLS